Proteins encoded in a region of the Hypomesus transpacificus isolate Combined female chromosome 17, fHypTra1, whole genome shotgun sequence genome:
- the LOC124479765 gene encoding heterogeneous nuclear ribonucleoproteins A2/B1 isoform X3, with translation MLTEAFIMEPATSPKKVFICFPKENLRRFAEIYELDHGLVVKNLNPYINEGYLQAYFREWGNITLCTIHKDNSSGSPQGLGYVRFSSEAEADMADWVGPHYIGGTEVATRRVYTPKVHY, from the exons ATGCTCACTG AAGCATTCATAATGGAACCAGCTACATCTCCGAAGAAAGTCTTCATATGCTTCCCTAAAGAAAACTTGAGGCGTTTTGCAGAAATATACGAACtg GACCATGGACTGGTTGTTAAGAATCTGAACCCTTATATAAATGAGGGATATCTACAAGCTTACTTCCGAGAATGGGGCAACATAACATTATGCACG ATCCACAAGGACAACTCCTCTGGAAGCCCACAGGGCCTGGGTTATGTCAGGTTTTCCTCTGAGGCAGAAGCCGACATGGCAGACTGGGTTGGACCTCATTATATAGGAGGCACCGAGGTGGCGACCAGGAGAGTTTACACCCCCAAG GTGCATTATTGA
- the LOC124479765 gene encoding heterogeneous nuclear ribonucleoproteins A2/B1 isoform X1, which produces MLTEAFIMEPATSPKKVFICFPKENLRRFAEIYELDHGLVVKNLNPYINEGYLQAYFREWGNITLCTIHKDNSSGSPQGLGYVRFSSEAEADMADWVGPHYIGGTEVATRRVYTPKRKDEPTSEQTTIISKQRPRRSMGLGYLLEDAQWLDDEEEK; this is translated from the exons ATGCTCACTG AAGCATTCATAATGGAACCAGCTACATCTCCGAAGAAAGTCTTCATATGCTTCCCTAAAGAAAACTTGAGGCGTTTTGCAGAAATATACGAACtg GACCATGGACTGGTTGTTAAGAATCTGAACCCTTATATAAATGAGGGATATCTACAAGCTTACTTCCGAGAATGGGGCAACATAACATTATGCACG ATCCACAAGGACAACTCCTCTGGAAGCCCACAGGGCCTGGGTTATGTCAGGTTTTCCTCTGAGGCAGAAGCCGACATGGCAGACTGGGTTGGACCTCATTATATAGGAGGCACCGAGGTGGCGACCAGGAGAGTTTACACCCCCAAG AGGAAAGATGAACCAACGAGTGAACAGACAACAATTATCTCCAAGCAAAGACCACGACGATCTATGGGCCTTGGATACCTTCTTGAAGATGCTCAATGGCTGGATGACGAGGAAGAGAAATAG
- the cenpx gene encoding centromere protein X isoform X1: MAEKEVAFKKETVSKLLNSFFKEEKTKLSGNAALLMAEMLKVFVQEAAQRSLKQADTEDCDQVDIEHLEKILPQLLLDF; the protein is encoded by the exons ATGGCGGAGAAAGAAGTAGCATTCAAAAAG GAGACTGTGAGCAAACTCCTTAACAGTTTCTTCAAGGAGGAGAAAACCAAAC TTAGTGGGAATGCTGCCCTGCTCATGGCAGAGATGCTGAAAGTATTTGTTCAAG AAGCTGCTCAGAGGTCTTTAAAACAGGCGGACACAGAAGATTGTGACCAGGTGGACATCGAACACTTGGAGAAGATCTTACCTCAACTG CTGCTTGATTTCTAG
- the cenpx gene encoding centromere protein X isoform X2, giving the protein MAEKEVAFKKTVSKLLNSFFKEEKTKLSGNAALLMAEMLKVFVQEAAQRSLKQADTEDCDQVDIEHLEKILPQLLLDF; this is encoded by the exons ATGGCGGAGAAAGAAGTAGCATTCAAAAAG ACTGTGAGCAAACTCCTTAACAGTTTCTTCAAGGAGGAGAAAACCAAAC TTAGTGGGAATGCTGCCCTGCTCATGGCAGAGATGCTGAAAGTATTTGTTCAAG AAGCTGCTCAGAGGTCTTTAAAACAGGCGGACACAGAAGATTGTGACCAGGTGGACATCGAACACTTGGAGAAGATCTTACCTCAACTG CTGCTTGATTTCTAG
- the LOC124479765 gene encoding heterogeneous nuclear ribonucleoproteins A2/B1 isoform X2, translating into MLTAFIMEPATSPKKVFICFPKENLRRFAEIYELDHGLVVKNLNPYINEGYLQAYFREWGNITLCTIHKDNSSGSPQGLGYVRFSSEAEADMADWVGPHYIGGTEVATRRVYTPKRKDEPTSEQTTIISKQRPRRSMGLGYLLEDAQWLDDEEEK; encoded by the exons ATGCTCACTG CATTCATAATGGAACCAGCTACATCTCCGAAGAAAGTCTTCATATGCTTCCCTAAAGAAAACTTGAGGCGTTTTGCAGAAATATACGAACtg GACCATGGACTGGTTGTTAAGAATCTGAACCCTTATATAAATGAGGGATATCTACAAGCTTACTTCCGAGAATGGGGCAACATAACATTATGCACG ATCCACAAGGACAACTCCTCTGGAAGCCCACAGGGCCTGGGTTATGTCAGGTTTTCCTCTGAGGCAGAAGCCGACATGGCAGACTGGGTTGGACCTCATTATATAGGAGGCACCGAGGTGGCGACCAGGAGAGTTTACACCCCCAAG AGGAAAGATGAACCAACGAGTGAACAGACAACAATTATCTCCAAGCAAAGACCACGACGATCTATGGGCCTTGGATACCTTCTTGAAGATGCTCAATGGCTGGATGACGAGGAAGAGAAATAG